From the genome of Persephonella atlantica:
ACGGCCATACTGCCTAACTTAGATGAAGGTAATGCCCTTGCATTTGCCCATGGATTTAATATACATTTTGGCCAGATTGTTCCACCAGAATATGTTGATGTGTTTTTGGTTGCACCAAAAGGACCCGGTCATTTAGTAAGGTGGCAGTACGAAGAAGGCAAAGGTGTTCCTGGGCTTGTTGCTGTTCATCAGGACTTTACAGGAAATGCAAAAGATGTAGCCCTTGCATACGCAAAAGGTATTGGATGTACAAGGGCAGGACTTATTGAGACAACATTTGCAGAAGAAACAGAAACAGACCTGTTTGGAGAGCAGGCTGTTTTGTGCGGTGGAGCAACAGCATTAATAAAGGCTGGTTTTGAAACACTTGTAGAGGCTGGTTATCAACCAGAAGTTGCATACTTTGAATGTCTGCATGAGTTAAAACTGATTGTTGACCTGATATATCAGTATGGCATATCAGGTATGAGATACTCTATATCTGATACTGCAAGATATGGAGATGTTACAAGGGGAGACAGGATATACCAGGCAGTAAAGCCTATACACAAAAAGATATTGGAAGAGATACAGAGAGGAGAGTTTGCAAAAGAATGGATTCTTGAAAACGTAGCAAACAGACCTCACTTTAATGCTATGGTTCAAAAAGACGAAAAACATCCTGTAGAGGAGATAGGAAAAGAGCTGAGAAAGATGATGCCATGGCTTGAAACAAAAGGACTGTAAAAGGAACATAGATGAATTTAACATCAAAAAGAAAATCTTTAAAAAAGCTGTACGAGCCCTTTGGGCTCATTTTTGTAAAGGCACACATAACACCTAACGTTATCACAGTTATATCCATATGTATGGGTCTGCTTGCAGCTTTCTCCTTTTATAAAGAAAAACCTCTGACTGCTGCTTTTTTCTTGTTTCTCAGTGGTTTTTTTGACCTTATGGATGGTATCGTTGCCAGAGAAACAGAAAAATCATCAAAGTTTGGTGCTGTATTTGACTGGCTTGCAGATAAATTTGTTGACGGATTTGTTCTGTTTTTTATAGGGATAACTTACTCAACACCTCTGCTCACAGCACTGGCAGTGGTTGTTAACATGCTTCACACATTCATAAAACCTGTTGCTTACGCTGAGATAGGCTTTGCAAATAGAGAAAAAGGGAAGATTGACGATCCTTTAGAAGGAATAGGATTTTTCGGCAGGCCTGAAACTCTCATGACTATCATTGTTTTTGCAGTTTTAGAGCATTTCCATATTTTAGGAGGGTTAGAAACAGGATTTATCATAATAACAGCACTGATGACCTTATCTCTTGCACAAAGAGTAATATACCTGTATATAAAATACAACAAAGATTACGACTAAAAGGGGCAAAAAATGCACAGACCTTATACAATAATCGTTTCAGAAGTTACTGTTGACGGAAAACTAACACTGAGAAAGGGGCGTTCTTCAAAGGAAATAATGCAGTTTATGGATGAAGAGGCAAACAGATACTTACATCAGCTCAGGGCAAAAGTTGATGGTATTATGGTGGGAGCTGAAACCATAAGAACAGACAATCCCTTTTTAACTGTCAGATATGTAGAAGGGAAAAATCCCACAAGGATAGTTCCCACATCAAAGGCAGACATCCCATTAGACTCTAACATTTTAGAAAAACACGCTCCCACAATAATAATAACATCTGAAAATGCACCTGAAGAAAAGGTAAAGGCATTAGAAGAAAAGGTTGAAGTTGTCAGATGCGGCAGAGAAAGTGTTGACCTTGTTGAGATGATGGACATTCTGTACAAAAAAGGTATAAAAACCCTGATGGTTGAAGGGGGAGCAACACTGAACTGGAATCTCCTCAGACTGGGACTTGTAGATGAGGTTAGACTGATACACATACCATTTATTGTTGGCGGAACAGATACACCAACACTGGTTGGAGGAGAAGGGTTTTATTCATTTGATGAGGTTGTAAAACTAAAGCTCAGAGCACACTTTCTCAGAGGTTCACATCTTATAACAGAGTGGGAGATAAAGTTTGAAGGTTAAGGTTCTGTACTTTTCTTCCATAAAAGATAAAATCAAAAAAAGGGAAGAGATATTAGAAATTCCAGACAACGCAGCAGTATCTAACCTCAAAAATATTTTGAAACAGCTTTATCCAGAGATATCAGAAGTGATAGACAGGGTTATGATTGCAGTAAATGAAGAGTATGTAAGCGACGAAACAAGATTAAAAGAAGGAGACATTATCGCCATTATACCACCTGTAAGCGGCGGCTGACATGTACAGGGAAGCTGTAATATCAAACGGAACACTATTTATAAACTTTGATAAATATCTTTCTATGAGAGACCTTTATTTTCCTTACATAGGGCAGTACAACCATCTGGGAGGAAACAAAAATCATCTGATTGTATCTGTTGACGGAAAGATAGAGTATATGGACGGCTGGGAGAGAAAGTTCTTTTATAAAAAGAAAACACTGATAACAGATATCACCGCAGAAAATAATAGACTTGGTATTAAACTGAAGGTAAATGACCTTATCCATAAGTATCTACCTGTTTATATAAGGAAAATAAAGGTGAAGAACACCTCTGACAGAAAGAAGCATGTAAAAATACTTTTCTATCACGATTTTTGTCTTTATGAAACGACGTCAGGTAATACAGCTCTGTATCATCCAGACCTTAAAGGAATTGTCCATTACAGAGAAAATACCTACCTTCTTATCTCTATATTTCCCCAGATTTCAGACTTTACAATAAGCATGAAAAAAGATTCTGCCCTCAGGCAGATAGAAACAGAAAACCTGAAAAGAAATCCTATTGCAAGAGGAGAGATAGACAGTGCTGTTGCGTACTACATGGAGCTTCAGCCTCTTGAGGAGAGATTTTTTTATTACTATCTGATAGCTGGACACAGCTTTGATGATTTAGAAGAGAAACAGTCTCGTATGCTCAGGGAAGGTATTGAACACTTTATTGAGGAAACAGAAATTTTCCACAGAGGATGGCTGAAAGAACAAAAAAAGATAAAAGACTCAATAAATGGAAGGATAAAAGAGCTTTACGATAAAAGCCTGCACATCATAAAGGCTCACATGGATAATCACGGCTCAATTATAGCATCAGCAGATTCCAGTATATTCCACAGGTTCAACAAAGACCACTACAGCTACTCATGGCCCCGTGATAATGCATTTATTGTTATGGCTTTAGACAGGGCAGGTTACGGAAACACAACAAAGAAATTCTTTGAGTTTGCGGCTCATACCATAACAAAAAAGGGATACTTTCTCCAGAAATACCTCCCAGATGGGTCTTTTGGTTCCTCATGGCATCCGTGGATTGATGAGAACGGTAATCCTCAGCTCCCCATTCAGGAAGACGAAACAGCCCTTGTCGTATGGGCATTATACAACCATTACAAGGAGACAAAAGATATTGAGTTTATAGACAGAATGTATGCAGCACTTGTCAGACCAGCTGCTGAGTTTATGGTCTCTTACAGAGATAAAGATGGACTTCCTTTAGAAAGCTACGACCCATGGGAAGAAAGAAGGGGCGTTCTCACATATACCTGTGCAACAGTGTTTGCAGGGTTAATCTCCGCATCAAAGATGGCTCAGCTTACAGGAAATATAGATGAGGCAAAAAGATATGAAAAAGCAGCAAGAGAAGTGAGAACTGCTATACTAAAGAAACTGTACGATAGAAAAGCCGAAAGGTTTGTCAAAATGCTTATCAGAGACAGTCAAGGAAAATGGAAAAAAGACCTGACAGTAGATGCCAGTCTGCTTGCAGTTTACTTTACAGGGATGCTCCCTCCAAGCGACCACAGAGTTATAAACACCGTCAATGCCATAAAGGAAAAACTGTGGATAAATTTTGGAATAAAAGGTCTTGCCCGTTTTGAAGGAGACCAGTACCACAGAATAAAGAGGGATTATCCTGGAAATCCGTGGATTATAACAACAATGTGGCTGGCAGACTGGTACATAGCAACAAACCAGATAGAAGAAGGAATAAAACTGATTAAATGGGCCGTCAAAAGACAGTCTCAGGCTGGACTGTTAGCTGAACAGTACGACCCTGAAACAGGAAATCCCCTCTCTGTTACTCCACTCACGTGGTCTCATGCAGCATTCTGTTATACTGTCCAGAACCTGAGCGAAAGGATAGGCTGATATTTTTTATCTTCTCTTTCAGTCTCTTTACCCTTATATCTTCACTGCCGTAAAATTTCTGATATATCTCCACAGCCTTTTTATAAAACTCTTCAGCAATATTCCTATCATTTAGTTTTAGATAACAATCTCCCATCTTTTCGTAAATCTGTGCAGCATACGGATGTTTTAGCTTTTTAAGATACTTTAGTTTTACAAGAGCTTTGTTGTAGAAAACGATAGCCTTGTCATAAGCTTTCTCTTTGTAATACTCATCAGCTGTCTTCTTGTAAATCCTGACAGCTTTTTTGGCTCTATTTTTTCTTCCCCACAGCTGTTCATCCTGTATCTTTTTGATTGTTGCTGTTTCTCTGCTTGCCTGCTGACAACCTGCCAAAAATAAAGCCATTACAAAAATAGCAGGAATAAAAAAGTATCCCCTCATGTCACACCCCTTATTTACTTTCTGTGATGATATAATAATTATTCTAACTTTTAACCAAAAAATCCATACTGAGAGGAAATAGATGTTAGACAACTTAGGTGATTTTAAAAGGGATTACTTCTGTGGAGAGCTTACAGAAAACAACATAGGCGATGAAGTGAGGCTTCTTGGGTGGGCTGACAGCGTCAGAGACCACGGAGGAGTTATTTTTATAAACCTTAGAGACAAAGAAGGAATTGTCCAGATTGTTATAGACCCTTCAAAAAGTCCGGAGCAGGCATATGAAAAGGCAAAAAGAGTCAGGTCTGAATATGTACTTGCCGTAAGGGGAAGGGTGAACAGAAGACCTGCAGGAACAGAAAATCCAAAGCTAAAAACAGGAAACATAGAAGTAGCAGTTGAGGAACTGAAAATTCTAAACACATGTGACATACTTCCCTTTCCTATTGAAGACAACATCAACGTTCATGAAGAGGTCAGACTGAGATACAGATATTTAGACCTTAGAAGACCTCAGATGCTTAAGAAACTAATTCTCAGGCATGAAGTATATCAGGCAACAAGGGAGTATCTTGCTGGACATGGATTTTTAGAAGTAGAAACTCCAATGCTTACAAAATCCACACCTGAAGGAGCAAGAGATTTTCTTGTCCCTTCAAGACTTGAGCAGGGCAAATTCTATGCACTTCCCCAGTCACCACAGCTGTTCAAACAGATACTGATGGTAGGAGGGATAGAAAGATACTTCCAGATTGTAAAATGCTTCAGAGATGAAGACCTGAGAAAAGATAGACAGCCTGAGTTTACACAGATAGACTTTGAGATGTCTTTTGTAAGCGAAGAAGACGTTATAGCAATTTCGGAAGGTCTTGTCCATTATCTATTCAAAAAGATACTGGGAATAGAGATAAATCTTCCTATAAAGAGAATGTCCTATGAAGAAGCAATAAACAGATACGGAACAGATAAACCAGACCTTAGATACGGTCTGGAGCTTGTAGACATTACAGACATATCAAAAGATGTTGAGTTTAAAGTTTTCCGAGCAGTTGCTCAGGAAGGAGGGCTTGTGAAAGGTATTAACATAAAAGGCGGAGCAAGATTAACCAGAAAAGAGATTGATAACTTGACGGAGTACGCCCAGAAATTTGGCGCTAAAGGAATGGCATGGATTAAGATAAATGAAGACGGCTCTCTCCAATCCCCAATTGTCAAATTCTTTACACAGAAACAGATAGATCAGATTATCAGCAGGATGGAAGGAGAAAAGGGAGACCTTTTTGTCTTTATAGCAGATAAACCAGAGGTAACCCACAGGATTTTAGGCTTTCTTAGAAAACATATTGCAGAGATGATGAACATAATACCTGAAGATAGATGGGAGTTTGTATGGATAGTAGATTTTCCCCTGCTGGAATGGGATGAAGAGGAAAACAGACTTGTTGCACTGCACCACCCATTTACATCACCTAAAGAAGAAGATATAAACAGGTTAGACGAAGCACTCAACAACAGAGAAATTGCACTTTCCTTTAAATCAAGGGCATATGACCTTGTCCTTAATGGTGAGGAGATAGCAGGTGGTTCAATCCGTATCCACAGACCAGATGTTCAGAAAAAGATTTTTGAGCTGATAGGTATATCAGACGAAGAGGCAGAAGAAAGATTTGGTTTTCTCGTTAATGCATTAAAATATGGAGCTCCACCTCACGGAGGATTAGCATTTGGTCTTGATAGACTTGTTGCCCTTATGACAGGTTCTGACAGTATCAGAGAAGTTATTGCCTTCCCCAAAACCCAGAAGGGTATATGTCCCCTCACACAGGCTCCAGACTATGTGAGAGAGGAGCAGTTAGAAGAGCTTGGCATAGAAGTTGAACTACCTCAGGAAGAAACCTAACTTTAATAATTGAGGAAAATCATAGACTTTATTAAGAATTGTTCTTATTTTTTATTAAAAAAATGAGGGGAAATTATGGCTGATTTAGATAAAGAACAGACAACCCTTAATCTTTACATACAGAAAATGGCTGAACATCCACTTCTAACGCCAGAAGAAGAGAAAGAACTGGCAAGAAGAGCAAAAAAGGGGGATAAAGAGGCTCTAAAGAAACTTGTTGAAGGAAATCTCCGTTTTGTTGTTAATGTGGCAAAAAACTTTATGGGGTGGGGTGTTCCACTTACAGATCTTATTGCAGCTGGAAATCTTGGACTTTTAGAGGCTGCCAAACGATTCGACCCTGACAGGGATGTGAAATTTATATCTTATGCTGTGTGGTGGATCAGACAGGCGATAATGCAGACCATATTCCAGCAAACTGGAGCTGTCAGAATACCTGTAAAAGAGTCGCTGTTTATCAGCAAAGTAAAGGAAACTTACGAAAAACTTAAAGAACAGCTAAAAAGAGAGCCTACAATTGAAGAGATAGCAAAAGAGGTTGATGCCTCTCCCAAAAAAGTGAGAAATGCACTCCAGATTGTGAGAATGCCCTACTCACTGGATAAACCAATAGGAGAGGAAGGGGAAGACCTTACACTGCTGGACATACTGTCCAAAAAAGGAACAGAAGATGTTGAAAGGGACATCGTTGAAGAGTCCTTGCATAAGGAGCTAAGCAAACTGCTCAATGTACTTGATGAAAGGGAGAAGGCTATTATAGAGTACAGGTTCGGTCTGAATGGAGAAGAGCCTAAAACCCTTACAGAAGTTGGAGAACTTCTTGGAATCTCAAGGGAGAGGGTAAGACAGCTTGAACAGAGAGCACTTAAAAAACTGAGGACACTTGCCATAAAAAAACATCTAAAAGACTTTCTGAGCTAAGATTTTAGATACAATCTCCATTGTCCGAAAAGTTGATATTAATCAACAATTGATTAAAGTCAAAGTAAACTATGGGAAGAGCAAAACCACAGCCTATCAATAGGGAATCAGAATTTAAAAAAGATGAGATATTTTTTTCCTGTACAGATCTAAAAGGGATAATCCTATCTGGAAATGATGTATTTGAAAGGGTAAGTAAATATTCCATGGAGGAGCTTGTGGGAAGTCCCCACAATATTATCCGGCATCCAGATATGCCAAGAATTGTGTTCAAACTTCTGTGGGACTACATTCAGTCAGGGAAATCAATAGTAGCATACGTTAAAAACATGGCAAAGGACGGCAGTTATTACTGGGTTCTTGCTACTGTAATGCCGGTAAAGGACAGTTCTGGGGAAATAAAAGAATATATATCTATAAGAATAAAACCTACTTCCTCGTATTTCAGTATTATCCCTCAACTATACAAAGATATGCTGAAAGCAGAAAAGGAAGGGGGCATGGATGCATCTTACAGAGTTCTTATTGACAGCCTCCATTTACTGGGATACGAAAGCTACGACGAATTTATGAAAGATGTGTTAATAGCAGAGATGAAGGATAAATCATTCTCTTTCAATATTGATACGACACATTACGGAAATGGATACCAAAAGGTTATAACAGAATCTTTAAAACTGTATAACCAGATTGAAAAACTTTTCCTTTCTGTTATGAAGTTTGAGAATCTAAAATATCTATTTTCTAAAGAAGCGGAAGAAGTATATAAAATGGCAGATGAGATTCGTCTAACAGCTCTTAACTCATCCATTGAATCAATGCGTCTTGGAAGTAAAGGGGCTGTATTCTCCGTTATATCGGCAGAGATGAGAAAAAATTCAGAGGAAGAAAGCAAAATAATCAGGGAAATGAGGGAGCTTATTAAAGAAAATACCGAAGAAATCAGAGATATAGTATTCACCATAACCCTCTCTAAGCTGGAAATTGTTATGCTGATGAAATTTTTAGCATCACTGAAAAAACATCAAAACAGAAAAAAAGACATAGATAACTTTTATTTTCTGCTTATGTCTTCACATGAATTTTTTAATCAGCTTTCACATCTCCTTCTTAACAGCTTTGATAATCTGGAAAGCATTGACAGAAAAATTAAAACATTAAAAACACTTATTGAAGAGCTTGAAGCAATGTACTTTAGAGGTCTGATTGAGTCTGGCTACTTTGAAAACACAAATTTTTCTATCATATACACTGATGTCAAAAATCTTGCAACAAAAAACAAAAACAACATTCTCCAGATGGAAAAATCTGTCACAGACATCTTAGAAAAGAGATTCTTTGTAATGGGAAGTATAGAAAAGATAAAAACGGATATTGAACATCTGAAAAAACTACTCAATTCCTCTTGATACGCTGGCTCCCAATGCTTTTAGCTTTGAGTCTATGTTTTCGTATCCCCTGTCTAAATGGTATATGTCGTAAATACGGGTTGTTCCTTCTGCTATAAGTCCTGCTATGACCATGGCAGCACTTGCCCTCAGGTCTGTTGCTTTAACAGGTGCCCCTGTAAGTTTTTTCACACCGTTAATTACAGCCTCTCTCCCGTTTATCTGAATGTCTGCTCCCAAACGCCTCAGTTCAGGAACATGCATAAATCTGTTTTCAAAAATGTTTTCCCTAATAACAGACTTTCCTTCCACAACAGAGAGAAGGCTCATAAACTGTGCCTGAAGGTCTGTGGGAAAGTATGGATACTCCTTTGTTTCTATCCTGACAGGCCTGAGATTTTTAGACCTTTTTGCCACAAAACTGTCTGTTCCCACCTGAACCATACTGATACCTATCCTTTCCATCACTGTATGTACATATTTCAGATAATGGGAAGGATAGTTTTCAACAATGATGCTCCCTTCAAACAAAGCAGAAAGAACAGCAAATGTTCCTGCCTCTATTCTGTCAGGTATTATTGTATGCTCTGCTCCTTTTAGCCTCTTTACACCTTCGATAACAACGGTGTCTGTCCCTTCCCCTTCTATCTGTGCTCCCATCTTCTTCAGCATATTTGCAAGGTCAACAACTTCTGGCTCTCTGGCTGCATTTTTTAAGACCGTTTTTCCATCAGCGAGAACAGCCGCCATCATTATGTTTTCTGTTCCTGTTACTGTTTTTTTAGGAAATTCAATAACGGTTCCTTTCAGACCATTTGGAGCCTCTGCATATATATATCCATGTTCAACCTTTACTTTTGCTCCCATCTTCTCTAAGGCTTTCAGGTGGAAATCTACAGGTCTTGTTCCTATTGAGCATCCTCCGGGAAGAGCAACTTTTGCCTGACGAAAGCGAGCAACCATAGGACCAAGAACCAGTATAGAGGCTCTCATCTTGCTTACAGGTTCATAAGGTGCTTCAAGGGAGTTAACCTCTGTAAAGCAGAAGGAAAACTTTCCTCTTTCTTCCTCTGTTATCTCAATGCCAATGTGTTCCAGCAAAGATTTCATCGTAAAAACATCAAGCAGATAAGGAATATTATTCAGAACAACTGTCCTATCAGTAAGAAGTGTGGCAGCCATCAAAGGTAGTGCTGCATTTTTTGCTCCAGATATACGAACAGTTCCCTTTAACTCTTTTCCCCCTTCTACCTCAATAAACTCAACACCCTCTTTTATCTCAATCATTTCTCTCTCCTATTATTACCCTGTCAAAACCCTGAAGGTCTTTTATTATTTTTACCTTAAAACCTTCCGACTCTAATATACTTTTTACTTTCTCCCCCTGATTATAACCTATCTCAAAGGCAAAAAAACCCTCTTTTTTTAAAAATCTTTTCCCTTCTCTTACTATCATTTCGTAAATTTTTGTTCCTTCTTTACCTGCCACCAGTGCTTCCTTG
Proteins encoded in this window:
- the ilvC gene encoding ketol-acid reductoisomerase gives rise to the protein MAKIYYDEDASLEVLKDKTVAIIGYGSQGHAHALNLRDSGINVVIGLYSGSRSAERAKAEGFEVLIPDEAAKKADVIMMLIPDTIQPEVFQTAILPNLDEGNALAFAHGFNIHFGQIVPPEYVDVFLVAPKGPGHLVRWQYEEGKGVPGLVAVHQDFTGNAKDVALAYAKGIGCTRAGLIETTFAEETETDLFGEQAVLCGGATALIKAGFETLVEAGYQPEVAYFECLHELKLIVDLIYQYGISGMRYSISDTARYGDVTRGDRIYQAVKPIHKKILEEIQRGEFAKEWILENVANRPHFNAMVQKDEKHPVEEIGKELRKMMPWLETKGL
- the murA gene encoding UDP-N-acetylglucosamine 1-carboxyvinyltransferase; amino-acid sequence: MIEIKEGVEFIEVEGGKELKGTVRISGAKNAALPLMAATLLTDRTVVLNNIPYLLDVFTMKSLLEHIGIEITEEERGKFSFCFTEVNSLEAPYEPVSKMRASILVLGPMVARFRQAKVALPGGCSIGTRPVDFHLKALEKMGAKVKVEHGYIYAEAPNGLKGTVIEFPKKTVTGTENIMMAAVLADGKTVLKNAAREPEVVDLANMLKKMGAQIEGEGTDTVVIEGVKRLKGAEHTIIPDRIEAGTFAVLSALFEGSIIVENYPSHYLKYVHTVMERIGISMVQVGTDSFVAKRSKNLRPVRIETKEYPYFPTDLQAQFMSLLSVVEGKSVIRENIFENRFMHVPELRRLGADIQINGREAVINGVKKLTGAPVKATDLRASAAMVIAGLIAEGTTRIYDIYHLDRGYENIDSKLKALGASVSRGIE
- a CDS encoding CDP-alcohol phosphatidyltransferase family protein, giving the protein MNLTSKRKSLKKLYEPFGLIFVKAHITPNVITVISICMGLLAAFSFYKEKPLTAAFFLFLSGFFDLMDGIVARETEKSSKFGAVFDWLADKFVDGFVLFFIGITYSTPLLTALAVVVNMLHTFIKPVAYAEIGFANREKGKIDDPLEGIGFFGRPETLMTIIVFAVLEHFHILGGLETGFIIITALMTLSLAQRVIYLYIKYNKDYD
- the aspS gene encoding aspartate--tRNA ligase — its product is MLDNLGDFKRDYFCGELTENNIGDEVRLLGWADSVRDHGGVIFINLRDKEGIVQIVIDPSKSPEQAYEKAKRVRSEYVLAVRGRVNRRPAGTENPKLKTGNIEVAVEELKILNTCDILPFPIEDNINVHEEVRLRYRYLDLRRPQMLKKLILRHEVYQATREYLAGHGFLEVETPMLTKSTPEGARDFLVPSRLEQGKFYALPQSPQLFKQILMVGGIERYFQIVKCFRDEDLRKDRQPEFTQIDFEMSFVSEEDVIAISEGLVHYLFKKILGIEINLPIKRMSYEEAINRYGTDKPDLRYGLELVDITDISKDVEFKVFRAVAQEGGLVKGINIKGGARLTRKEIDNLTEYAQKFGAKGMAWIKINEDGSLQSPIVKFFTQKQIDQIISRMEGEKGDLFVFIADKPEVTHRILGFLRKHIAEMMNIIPEDRWEFVWIVDFPLLEWDEEENRLVALHHPFTSPKEEDINRLDEALNNREIALSFKSRAYDLVLNGEEIAGGSIRIHRPDVQKKIFELIGISDEEAEERFGFLVNALKYGAPPHGGLAFGLDRLVALMTGSDSIREVIAFPKTQKGICPLTQAPDYVREEQLEELGIEVELPQEET
- the moaD gene encoding molybdopterin converting factor subunit 1, yielding MKVKVLYFSSIKDKIKKREEILEIPDNAAVSNLKNILKQLYPEISEVIDRVMIAVNEEYVSDETRLKEGDIIAIIPPVSGG
- a CDS encoding 2,5-diamino-6-(ribosylamino)-4(3H)-pyrimidinone 5'-phosphate reductase, whose amino-acid sequence is MHRPYTIIVSEVTVDGKLTLRKGRSSKEIMQFMDEEANRYLHQLRAKVDGIMVGAETIRTDNPFLTVRYVEGKNPTRIVPTSKADIPLDSNILEKHAPTIIITSENAPEEKVKALEEKVEVVRCGRESVDLVEMMDILYKKGIKTLMVEGGATLNWNLLRLGLVDEVRLIHIPFIVGGTDTPTLVGGEGFYSFDEVVKLKLRAHFLRGSHLITEWEIKFEG
- a CDS encoding glycoside hydrolase family 15 protein, producing the protein MYREAVISNGTLFINFDKYLSMRDLYFPYIGQYNHLGGNKNHLIVSVDGKIEYMDGWERKFFYKKKTLITDITAENNRLGIKLKVNDLIHKYLPVYIRKIKVKNTSDRKKHVKILFYHDFCLYETTSGNTALYHPDLKGIVHYRENTYLLISIFPQISDFTISMKKDSALRQIETENLKRNPIARGEIDSAVAYYMELQPLEERFFYYYLIAGHSFDDLEEKQSRMLREGIEHFIEETEIFHRGWLKEQKKIKDSINGRIKELYDKSLHIIKAHMDNHGSIIASADSSIFHRFNKDHYSYSWPRDNAFIVMALDRAGYGNTTKKFFEFAAHTITKKGYFLQKYLPDGSFGSSWHPWIDENGNPQLPIQEDETALVVWALYNHYKETKDIEFIDRMYAALVRPAAEFMVSYRDKDGLPLESYDPWEERRGVLTYTCATVFAGLISASKMAQLTGNIDEAKRYEKAAREVRTAILKKLYDRKAERFVKMLIRDSQGKWKKDLTVDASLLAVYFTGMLPPSDHRVINTVNAIKEKLWINFGIKGLARFEGDQYHRIKRDYPGNPWIITTMWLADWYIATNQIEEGIKLIKWAVKRQSQAGLLAEQYDPETGNPLSVTPLTWSHAAFCYTVQNLSERIG
- a CDS encoding tetratricopeptide repeat protein, translated to MRGYFFIPAIFVMALFLAGCQQASRETATIKKIQDEQLWGRKNRAKKAVRIYKKTADEYYKEKAYDKAIVFYNKALVKLKYLKKLKHPYAAQIYEKMGDCYLKLNDRNIAEEFYKKAVEIYQKFYGSEDIRVKRLKEKIKNISLSFRSGSGQYNRMLHETT
- a CDS encoding methyl-accepting chemotaxis protein, with translation MGRAKPQPINRESEFKKDEIFFSCTDLKGIILSGNDVFERVSKYSMEELVGSPHNIIRHPDMPRIVFKLLWDYIQSGKSIVAYVKNMAKDGSYYWVLATVMPVKDSSGEIKEYISIRIKPTSSYFSIIPQLYKDMLKAEKEGGMDASYRVLIDSLHLLGYESYDEFMKDVLIAEMKDKSFSFNIDTTHYGNGYQKVITESLKLYNQIEKLFLSVMKFENLKYLFSKEAEEVYKMADEIRLTALNSSIESMRLGSKGAVFSVISAEMRKNSEEESKIIREMRELIKENTEEIRDIVFTITLSKLEIVMLMKFLASLKKHQNRKKDIDNFYFLLMSSHEFFNQLSHLLLNSFDNLESIDRKIKTLKTLIEELEAMYFRGLIESGYFENTNFSIIYTDVKNLATKNKNNILQMEKSVTDILEKRFFVMGSIEKIKTDIEHLKKLLNSS
- a CDS encoding sigma-70 family RNA polymerase sigma factor; this encodes MADLDKEQTTLNLYIQKMAEHPLLTPEEEKELARRAKKGDKEALKKLVEGNLRFVVNVAKNFMGWGVPLTDLIAAGNLGLLEAAKRFDPDRDVKFISYAVWWIRQAIMQTIFQQTGAVRIPVKESLFISKVKETYEKLKEQLKREPTIEEIAKEVDASPKKVRNALQIVRMPYSLDKPIGEEGEDLTLLDILSKKGTEDVERDIVEESLHKELSKLLNVLDEREKAIIEYRFGLNGEEPKTLTEVGELLGISRERVRQLEQRALKKLRTLAIKKHLKDFLS